In a single window of the Acidobacteriota bacterium genome:
- a CDS encoding insulinase family protein produces the protein MKKKDLMVKVVLIAIVLLLLISLAAPAIFSQPAMLTPRRETLLNGTRLITHPDAKADKVWVRIRVHSGSAFDPQGKEGVMRLLSQNLFPNPAAGEFFEEDLEGSLNVLCGYDFIQITASSKPEEFLTMLETLATAVSSPTIDKETTDRLKADLNLFHERNKLDNASMADEAAKERLFGTFPYGRPTAGTKESLSRITFADIIEARKRFLTADNTSVVISGRFDRALATRAAKRYFGGWLKSDRKVPSTFKRPEDPPAEMAALSSPAVGEPEVRFAMRGVARSDKEFPSAEVFAQIMQERLVRKAASNSADVRVSNVSLTLPGYLMIRFSAAAFGGPENTSMFKEAVNSAISEPIDAAEFTAARRKAADVWRVRPSEEFWLDADTYKLTSAENDARSFDSINLADVKAFAEKISRSPMVSLVMLPAETPK, from the coding sequence ATGAAAAAAAAGGACCTCATGGTAAAAGTCGTGCTGATCGCTATCGTTCTGCTGCTGCTCATCTCACTGGCCGCACCCGCGATATTCTCTCAGCCGGCTATGTTGACACCGCGGCGGGAAACCCTGCTTAACGGAACCAGGCTCATAACGCACCCTGACGCTAAAGCCGACAAAGTATGGGTACGCATACGCGTCCATTCCGGTTCCGCTTTCGATCCACAGGGGAAAGAAGGTGTAATGAGGCTGCTTTCTCAGAATCTTTTCCCCAATCCTGCTGCTGGCGAGTTCTTTGAGGAGGATCTGGAAGGAAGCCTCAATGTCCTATGCGGCTACGATTTCATTCAGATAACCGCTTCCTCAAAGCCTGAAGAGTTCTTGACGATGCTTGAAACGCTTGCCACCGCAGTTTCGTCGCCGACCATCGACAAAGAAACGACAGACCGTTTAAAGGCAGACCTCAACCTCTTCCACGAACGGAACAAACTTGATAACGCATCGATGGCGGATGAGGCAGCAAAGGAAAGGCTTTTTGGAACTTTTCCCTATGGCCGGCCGACGGCAGGCACAAAGGAGTCGCTAAGCAGGATCACTTTTGCGGATATCATCGAAGCCCGAAAGAGGTTTTTGACCGCGGACAATACGTCCGTCGTTATTTCCGGCAGATTTGACCGGGCACTTGCGACGCGTGCTGCTAAGCGTTATTTCGGCGGCTGGCTGAAATCGGACAGAAAGGTTCCCTCAACATTTAAGAGGCCCGAAGATCCTCCGGCGGAAATGGCCGCTTTGTCCTCTCCTGCGGTCGGCGAACCGGAAGTTCGTTTCGCCATGCGCGGTGTAGCTCGATCGGACAAAGAATTTCCCTCCGCAGAGGTATTCGCTCAGATCATGCAGGAACGCCTAGTTCGAAAGGCCGCGTCAAATAGTGCCGACGTTAGGGTATCGAACGTTTCGCTTACGCTTCCCGGATATTTAATGATCCGCTTTTCGGCCGCCGCGTTCGGTGGGCCCGAAAACACGTCAATGTTCAAGGAGGCAGTAAATTCCGCGATCTCTGAACCTATCGATGCCGCAGAATTCACAGCCGCACGACGAAAGGCCGCGGACGTATGGAGAGTCCGTCCTTCTGAAGAGTTTTGGCTCGATGCAGACACCTACAAACTGACCTCAGCTGAAAACGATGCACGATCTTTCGATTCGATAAACCTGGCCGACGTTAAGGCGTTTGCGGAAAAGATCAGCAGATCGCCCATGGTCTCGCTCGTAATGCTGCCCGCCGAGACGCCAAAATAA
- the glgP gene encoding alpha-glucan family phosphorylase, with product MTEASTDISTQAQPSPVFRKDFELNRTLPPELADLEALSRNFWWSWQPDATSLFRDLDTVMWDECEQNPRALLRRIGEFELQRRAADPVYLLRLSDASRTFNEYLTCAHDHRIAYFCAEYGVHHSLPNYSGGLGILAGDHLKSASDLKTPLVAIGLFYRYGYFRQRIGHDGWQNETYNDLFESDLALTPVVDGEGSPITVCVHIRGREVTARAWLANVGRIQLYLLDSNMPQNSEDDRLITGHLYGGDTETRIVQEKLLGIGGVRLLRKLGISPEVYHLNEGHAAFSTLELAREYLERKPDAGFADAVENVREMCVFTTHTPVAAGNDMFDPKLLRECFSDEFIAALKLSDSEFLALGRSDLTDDTEFFGMTPLAIRMCRSSNGVSEKHGEVSRGLWKRMFPNLDSENDVPITHVTNGVHPPTWIAPLIQDVLRVCGNDAALWDAHCRLKHLLVTFLRERTRSSATGSTHTINEHRDTSSLLDPNALTIGFARRVAAYKRWSLIFSDIDRLLRLVDNEQRPVQFVFAGKAHPQDNTAKTILQELMSINHDSGWQRRAVFVEDYDQEVARYLVHGVDVWLNLPRRPMEASGTSGMKAAMNGVLNMSILDGWWVEGYNGQNGFAVGDLEKDLTDDEMDRLDAESFYNVLENKVIPAFYDRNEQGLPTEWIQMMRNSIDTLTPQFSSDRMVFDYLRNIYKI from the coding sequence ATGACGGAGGCCTCGACAGACATCTCAACACAAGCCCAACCCTCGCCGGTATTTAGAAAGGATTTTGAATTGAACCGAACTTTGCCGCCGGAGCTCGCCGATCTCGAAGCTCTATCGCGGAATTTTTGGTGGTCTTGGCAACCCGACGCGACGTCGCTTTTTCGTGATCTCGACACGGTTATGTGGGACGAATGCGAACAGAATCCGCGTGCTCTGCTGCGGCGGATCGGTGAATTTGAACTACAGCGGCGTGCCGCAGATCCCGTTTATTTGCTACGTCTCTCGGACGCAAGCCGTACATTCAACGAATACCTGACCTGCGCGCATGATCACCGAATTGCATATTTTTGTGCGGAATACGGCGTGCATCATTCGCTGCCGAATTATTCAGGCGGGCTCGGCATTTTGGCCGGCGATCATTTAAAGTCTGCGAGTGACCTGAAGACGCCGCTGGTAGCTATCGGTTTGTTCTATCGTTACGGCTATTTTCGGCAACGCATCGGCCACGACGGCTGGCAGAACGAAACTTACAACGATCTTTTTGAAAGCGATCTTGCCTTAACGCCGGTCGTTGACGGCGAAGGCTCGCCGATAACTGTTTGTGTGCATATTCGCGGACGCGAAGTCACAGCGAGAGCGTGGCTAGCAAATGTCGGACGTATACAGCTTTATCTGCTGGATTCGAATATGCCGCAGAACAGCGAAGATGATCGCCTGATCACCGGACACCTTTATGGCGGCGATACCGAGACGCGTATCGTTCAGGAAAAGCTGCTCGGTATCGGCGGCGTAAGGCTGCTGAGAAAACTCGGGATCTCGCCGGAGGTTTATCATCTCAACGAAGGCCACGCAGCCTTCTCGACGCTCGAATTGGCACGCGAATACCTTGAAAGGAAGCCCGACGCAGGCTTTGCCGACGCGGTGGAAAACGTACGCGAAATGTGCGTATTTACCACACACACGCCGGTCGCCGCGGGCAACGATATGTTCGATCCCAAGCTGCTTCGAGAGTGTTTCAGCGATGAGTTCATAGCGGCACTGAAGCTAAGCGACAGCGAGTTTCTTGCTCTCGGACGCTCGGACCTGACCGACGACACGGAGTTTTTTGGCATGACGCCGCTTGCGATCCGTATGTGCCGGTCGTCGAACGGTGTAAGCGAAAAACACGGCGAGGTCTCACGCGGGCTATGGAAGAGGATGTTCCCGAATCTCGACTCTGAGAACGACGTCCCGATCACTCATGTTACGAACGGCGTTCATCCGCCGACGTGGATCGCACCGCTAATACAGGACGTATTGCGAGTTTGCGGTAATGATGCCGCACTATGGGACGCTCATTGCCGTCTAAAGCATCTGTTAGTGACATTTCTGCGCGAGCGGACACGTTCGTCGGCGACCGGCTCGACCCACACCATCAACGAACATCGCGATACATCGAGCTTGCTTGATCCCAACGCATTGACCATCGGTTTTGCACGCCGCGTTGCCGCGTACAAACGATGGAGCCTGATATTCTCGGATATCGACCGCCTGCTGCGGCTTGTTGATAATGAGCAGCGTCCGGTGCAATTCGTTTTTGCCGGCAAGGCTCATCCGCAGGACAACACAGCGAAGACGATCCTGCAGGAGCTGATGAGCATAAATCATGATTCCGGCTGGCAGCGGCGAGCGGTGTTTGTCGAGGATTACGATCAGGAAGTAGCACGGTATTTGGTTCATGGTGTCGATGTATGGCTCAATCTTCCGCGTCGTCCTATGGAGGCCAGCGGCACCAGCGGAATGAAGGCTGCGATGAACGGCGTGCTGAATATGTCGATACTCGACGGCTGGTGGGTCGAAGGCTACAACGGCCAGAACGGCTTTGCGGTCGGCGATCTGGAAAAAGACCTCACAGATGATGAGATGGACCGTCTCGATGCCGAATCGTTCTATAATGTGCTCGAAAACAAGGTGATCCCGGCGTTTTATGATAGAAACGAACAGGGTCTGCCCACCGAATGGATCCAAATGATGCGTAATTCCATCGACACGCTGACGCCGCAGTTCTCAAGCGACAGAATGGTTTTCGACTATCTGCGCAATATCTACAAGATATGA
- the mtnA gene encoding S-methyl-5-thioribose-1-phosphate isomerase: protein MKLDIIPVKWSDEGVLMLDQRLLPTEEVWLTLRTYNEVAAGIKDMVVRGAPAIGVSAAYGVALAAKTFVGTDIADLEDEIEFASDVIGKTRPTAVNLFWAIDRMKRMFLAAKDAGKSVIEIKQILINESKAIHDEDIEAQRLIAQFGGELLNDNDTILTHCNAGALATGGVWGTALGVIRGAVDQGKNVSVYADETRPYLQGARLTAWELMQDDIPVTLITDNMSGHVMKRGDIHAVVVGSDRIAANGDVANKIGTYMVAVLAKRHGIPFYVAAPLSTVDMNCPTGDDIPIEERDRTEVTHVKDIQLAPEGVGITNYAFDVTPNDLVTAIITEKGVARAPYTESLKKQFES, encoded by the coding sequence ATGAAACTCGATATCATCCCAGTTAAATGGTCCGACGAAGGCGTTTTGATGCTTGATCAGCGGCTGCTGCCAACAGAAGAGGTTTGGCTCACCTTGCGCACTTATAACGAAGTTGCGGCAGGCATCAAAGACATGGTCGTCCGCGGTGCGCCCGCTATCGGCGTTTCCGCGGCGTATGGCGTGGCACTTGCGGCAAAGACATTCGTCGGTACTGACATTGCCGACCTTGAAGACGAGATCGAATTCGCAAGTGACGTTATAGGCAAAACGCGGCCGACCGCAGTGAATTTATTCTGGGCGATCGACCGGATGAAACGCATGTTCCTCGCTGCGAAGGACGCAGGGAAGTCGGTCATCGAGATCAAGCAGATCCTCATCAACGAATCAAAGGCCATCCACGATGAAGACATCGAGGCCCAACGCCTTATCGCGCAATTCGGCGGCGAGCTGCTGAATGATAACGACACGATCCTCACGCATTGCAATGCGGGAGCACTGGCGACAGGCGGCGTTTGGGGTACGGCTTTGGGAGTGATCCGCGGAGCTGTCGATCAGGGGAAAAATGTGTCGGTCTATGCCGACGAGACGCGGCCTTATCTGCAGGGGGCACGCCTGACCGCGTGGGAACTTATGCAGGACGACATTCCCGTTACGCTCATCACCGACAACATGTCGGGCCATGTGATGAAACGCGGCGACATTCACGCCGTCGTGGTCGGCTCCGATCGCATCGCGGCGAATGGAGATGTCGCTAACAAGATCGGTACGTATATGGTCGCGGTGCTCGCAAAACGCCACGGTATTCCGTTTTACGTCGCGGCGCCGCTCTCGACCGTCGATATGAACTGCCCGACCGGCGACGACATCCCTATCGAAGAACGCGACCGCACCGAGGTCACACACGTCAAAGACATCCAACTCGCCCCCGAAGGCGTCGGCATCACGAACTACGCATTCGACGTCACCCCAAACGACCTCGTCACCGCCATCATCACCGAAAAAGGCGTCGCCCGAGCTCCTTATACGGAGAGTTTGAAGAAGCAATTTGAGAGTTGA
- a CDS encoding TonB family protein: MGKIVKFCNPCEESFAEKFAFCPNCGAGLQAFEMNPVAAQEAETPAPPATPEVPETVPAGSAAEEISVAAETFDDESAAKEEELMAAAFASEEDEAVLEDLDNVHESPVTFDSEDVFAANDEIQEIEVEGPSDVENVAESPIPEFVDSPIDYPTFEDERHSDNSTVLASNDVFHVTVIEDKNTGQRNSLMMGAFMLVTFTVISGLVYNIFSKDLEVGSINDDIFNAVLVEDVPMTVEEEQQKLRDKKDAGGGGGGGRDEKEETTRGDLADQSPNPTRPPDAKVFRSDNFELKMPPPQTEGNRTFEKKYDRWGDPNGRFESFSNGTGTGGGQGSGTGTGQGSGRGTGTGSGDGSGSGSGLGSGNGSGTGRGNQGDDDGPPPRPVGVTQPLKILSKPRPGYTDAARQNNVQGTVILRVTFLGSGQVGSISAVKGLPYGLTEQAIAAARRMTFEPAKRDGIGQSVTRQVEYTFSIY; encoded by the coding sequence ATGGGAAAGATTGTAAAGTTTTGTAACCCCTGTGAGGAAAGTTTCGCCGAAAAGTTCGCGTTTTGTCCGAACTGCGGTGCAGGTTTGCAGGCCTTTGAGATGAACCCGGTGGCCGCACAAGAGGCGGAAACGCCTGCCCCACCCGCCACGCCGGAGGTTCCGGAAACGGTCCCGGCAGGCTCGGCAGCCGAGGAGATCTCTGTTGCCGCCGAGACCTTTGATGATGAATCGGCAGCAAAAGAAGAAGAATTGATGGCGGCCGCATTCGCTTCGGAAGAAGATGAAGCGGTTCTCGAAGATCTTGATAATGTTCATGAATCCCCGGTAACTTTCGACTCCGAGGACGTCTTTGCGGCCAATGACGAAATTCAAGAGATAGAAGTTGAAGGGCCATCCGACGTCGAAAACGTTGCAGAATCACCGATCCCCGAATTTGTTGACAGTCCGATCGACTATCCGACATTCGAGGATGAAAGGCATTCAGACAATAGTACGGTACTTGCCTCAAATGACGTTTTTCATGTAACGGTGATCGAGGACAAGAACACAGGCCAACGCAACTCGCTGATGATGGGTGCGTTCATGCTGGTTACGTTCACCGTGATCTCCGGCCTCGTCTATAACATTTTTAGCAAGGATCTCGAGGTTGGCTCGATCAATGACGATATCTTTAACGCGGTTTTGGTAGAAGATGTGCCCATGACCGTTGAGGAAGAGCAGCAGAAGCTTAGAGATAAGAAGGATGCCGGCGGCGGCGGCGGCGGCGGACGCGACGAAAAGGAAGAAACGACCCGAGGTGACCTCGCTGACCAGTCGCCCAATCCGACAAGGCCTCCGGACGCAAAGGTTTTCCGCAGTGATAACTTTGAGCTCAAAATGCCTCCTCCGCAGACGGAAGGCAACAGAACATTCGAAAAGAAATATGACCGCTGGGGTGACCCGAACGGCCGGTTTGAGAGTTTCTCCAACGGAACAGGCACAGGCGGCGGACAAGGCTCGGGCACCGGAACAGGACAGGGAAGCGGCCGCGGAACTGGAACGGGTTCGGGGGACGGTTCCGGCAGCGGCAGCGGGCTCGGTTCAGGAAACGGCAGCGGAACCGGCCGAGGTAACCAAGGCGATGACGATGGTCCACCGCCGCGTCCCGTAGGCGTTACTCAGCCATTGAAGATATTGTCGAAGCCGCGTCCCGGATACACTGACGCTGCTCGCCAGAACAACGTTCAGGGCACCGTGATCCTTCGTGTTACGTTCTTGGGGTCGGGACAGGTAGGCAGTATCAGCGCGGTCAAAGGTTTGCCGTATGGCCTTACCGAACAAGCTATCGCCGCCGCAAGACGTATGACCTTTGAACCGGCAAAACGGGATGGCATTGGCCAATCCGTAACTCGACAGGTCGAGTACACTTTCTCGATCTATTGA
- a CDS encoding DUF971 domain-containing protein — protein MIEPVKIIEENESEISIEWSDGRETRYAAPRLRRSCPCAGCVNEWTGEKMLDESSIPDDINFNSISMVGRYALNFHFSDGHDTGIFSFNYLWELI, from the coding sequence ATGATCGAACCCGTTAAAATAATCGAAGAAAACGAATCCGAGATATCGATTGAATGGTCGGACGGGCGTGAGACGCGTTATGCGGCGCCGCGGCTTCGGCGGTCTTGCCCGTGCGCGGGATGTGTCAATGAATGGACGGGCGAGAAGATGCTTGACGAAAGTTCGATACCGGACGATATCAATTTCAACTCGATCTCTATGGTCGGCCGATACGCACTGAATTTTCATTTTTCCGACGGCCACGATACAGGCATCTTTTCATTCAACTACCTTTGGGAGCTAATATAA